The Echinicola rosea genome has a segment encoding these proteins:
- a CDS encoding TrkH family potassium uptake protein, giving the protein MYVDKKLIKQIIEKVILVLSFAGFALVIYEEGFKKPFLTATDSHMVLKLMLSLIWAGYIALYFLVKAKTGAFTKKRISELIAILIISGILMFIFTDYSIPGLDVVTQATTDRFLVDLLVAGVFLIELSKISLGVNELQLNPPLIFILSFLVLILIGTVLLMLPNSAHKPIHLIDALFTSTSAVCVTGLIVLDTAKDFTLFGQMIIMLLFQLGGLGMMTFTSFFGFFFRGSFSIQNQLFLKDFINEEDFGQIFSTLLKIILFTFLVEGIAAILIFFSLESELFGGVGEMLFFSIFHSISGFCNAGFSILSDGLYEQGFRDNYNMQLIIAFSIILGGIGFPVVLSYYGYLKHFIRGMYRKFVYRESYRHLPRVVNIGTRLIVITTGILILVGFASYWMLEYDHTLAGRDSYGKMVTAFFGAVTPRTAGFNTVDMTALSVPTVLIYLLLMWIGASPGSTGGGLKTSTFAVAILSSFSIAKGKDRVEVFRREISSSTLRKAFAVTFLSFMVIGSAVFALMLFDRDLPLLSVVFEAFSAFSTVGLSLGITGSLSFGSKMVLILAMFIGRVGILTLLIAVSKGVKNLSYRYPEESVFIT; this is encoded by the coding sequence ATGTATGTAGATAAAAAGCTCATCAAACAAATCATCGAAAAAGTCATCTTGGTGCTTAGTTTTGCGGGGTTTGCCTTGGTGATATATGAAGAAGGCTTCAAAAAACCCTTCTTGACAGCGACAGATTCCCATATGGTGCTCAAGCTAATGCTGTCATTGATTTGGGCTGGTTATATTGCCCTGTACTTTTTGGTCAAGGCCAAAACGGGAGCCTTTACCAAAAAACGAATATCAGAACTGATCGCAATCCTGATCATCAGTGGGATATTGATGTTTATTTTTACGGATTATTCTATCCCGGGGCTTGACGTGGTCACCCAAGCGACGACCGACCGTTTCTTGGTGGATTTATTGGTGGCCGGGGTGTTTTTGATTGAGCTTTCAAAAATAAGCTTGGGTGTCAATGAATTACAGCTGAATCCCCCATTGATATTTATCCTGAGCTTTTTGGTGTTGATCCTTATTGGGACAGTTCTGTTAATGTTGCCCAATTCGGCTCATAAGCCCATCCATTTAATAGATGCCCTTTTTACTTCTACAAGTGCAGTATGTGTTACGGGGCTTATTGTGTTGGATACAGCCAAGGATTTTACGCTCTTCGGACAAATGATCATTATGCTCCTGTTTCAGTTGGGTGGTTTGGGAATGATGACTTTTACCAGTTTTTTTGGTTTTTTTTTCCGGGGAAGCTTCAGTATCCAGAACCAGCTTTTCCTAAAAGACTTTATAAATGAGGAGGACTTTGGCCAGATCTTCAGCACATTGCTGAAGATAATACTATTTACTTTTTTAGTAGAGGGAATAGCGGCCATCTTGATCTTTTTCTCATTGGAAAGTGAGCTTTTTGGAGGAGTGGGGGAAATGCTATTCTTCAGCATCTTTCACAGTATTTCCGGTTTCTGTAATGCAGGGTTTAGCATTCTCAGCGATGGCCTTTACGAGCAAGGGTTCCGAGACAATTATAATATGCAGCTGATCATAGCCTTTTCCATTATTTTGGGAGGGATAGGTTTTCCCGTGGTGCTCAGCTATTATGGGTATTTGAAGCATTTTATCCGGGGGATGTATAGAAAGTTTGTTTACAGGGAAAGCTACCGGCATTTGCCCCGAGTGGTGAATATCGGGACCAGATTGATCGTGATCACGACGGGGATATTGATACTGGTGGGTTTTGCTTCTTACTGGATGCTGGAATATGACCATACCTTGGCAGGGCGGGACAGCTATGGGAAAATGGTGACTGCCTTTTTTGGAGCGGTGACGCCACGTACAGCTGGATTTAATACCGTGGACATGACGGCACTTTCTGTACCTACCGTGCTGATATATTTGCTGCTGATGTGGATAGGAGCTTCTCCGGGTTCCACTGGAGGTGGTTTGAAGACCAGTACCTTTGCGGTGGCCATCCTGAGTTCTTTTAGCATTGCCAAAGGGAAAGATCGGGTGGAGGTGTTTAGAAGGGAAATATCAAGTAGCACCTTGAGAAAGGCTTTTGCAGTGACATTTCTTTCTTTTATGGTCATCGGGTCCGCCGTTTTTGCCTTGATGCTATTTGATCGTGACCTACCGTTGTTGAGTGTGGTTTTTGAGGCATTTTCTGCCTTTTCCACTGTAGGGCTAAGCTTAGGGATTACCGGGAGCTTGAGCTTTGGAAGCAAGATGGTATTGATACTGGCCATGTTTATTGGTCGGGTGGGGATACTGACGTTGTTGATTGCGGTGAGCAAGGGAGTGAAAAACCTGAGCTACCGTTACCCAGAAGAAAGTGTCTTTATTACCTGA
- a CDS encoding LutC/YkgG family protein, with amino-acid sequence MTSKEAILGAIKKNKPAASPLPDLLKFSDETNLIERYEKGLTGNGGKLQVVDTLEELDAFVKENYTNDQLIASLVDEVNGNVDVSKISNPHDLEHVELAILNGELGVSENGAIWMPENNVVHRVLPFIAQHLIIVIREETLLTNMHQAYEKVNVADGGYGVFIAGPSKTADIEQSLVIGAHGPRSLTVFLVKK; translated from the coding sequence ATGACCAGCAAGGAAGCCATATTAGGAGCCATCAAAAAGAACAAACCCGCCGCAAGCCCCTTACCGGATTTGCTCAAGTTTTCCGATGAAACCAACCTCATTGAGCGCTACGAAAAGGGTCTTACCGGCAATGGTGGTAAGTTACAAGTAGTGGATACTTTGGAAGAACTGGATGCTTTCGTAAAGGAAAATTACACAAACGACCAGCTCATCGCCTCCTTGGTGGATGAGGTAAATGGAAATGTAGATGTAAGCAAAATTTCCAATCCGCACGACTTGGAGCATGTCGAACTTGCCATTTTGAATGGAGAGCTTGGCGTATCCGAAAATGGTGCCATTTGGATGCCCGAAAACAATGTCGTCCACCGTGTACTTCCCTTTATCGCCCAGCACCTGATCATTGTCATTCGCGAAGAAACATTGCTTACCAACATGCATCAGGCCTATGAAAAGGTCAATGTAGCCGATGGTGGTTACGGTGTCTTCATTGCCGGCCCCTCAAAAACGGCGGATATCGAACAATCCCTTGTCATCGGTGCCCATGGCCCGAGAAGCTTGACGGTGTTTTTGGTAAAAAAGTAA
- a CDS encoding lactate utilization protein B produces MKLKTHAEEAAEFIKDDARTHWHDDTLWHVRSNRDRSAQGIPEWETLRDTASATKDYVLSHIDELLEQFEANAKANGVEVLWAKDGKEHNQHVYRILQENKVKNIVKSKSILTEECGLNHYLEKKGYDVVDTDLGERIIQFAKQTPSHIVLPAIHLKKQDIGDIFHNHIGTKAGASDPNYLTEAARQHLRKKFVQANAAITGVNFGIAETGGFVVCTNEGNADMGTHLADVHIACMGIEKLIPRAADLGVFLRLLARSATGQSITNYSSHFHRPAEGKKLYIILVDNGRTDQLGREDFKNSLKCIRCGACMNTCPIYRRSGGHSYNYTVPGPIGSILSPGRDLKKYSSLPFASTLCGSCSDVCPVKINIHEQLYKWRQVIAENTDMDRSKKLSMKVAGMTFGKPVLYDLAGKVARTALKITPKSLVYSSINVWGRHRDLPEVPKESFKEWYKKNRKQ; encoded by the coding sequence ATGAAATTAAAGACCCACGCCGAAGAAGCGGCAGAATTCATAAAAGATGACGCCAGAACACATTGGCACGACGACACCCTCTGGCATGTACGCTCAAACAGGGACCGCTCTGCCCAGGGAATTCCTGAGTGGGAGACCTTACGGGATACGGCATCCGCCACCAAAGACTATGTGCTTTCACATATAGATGAGCTATTAGAACAGTTTGAGGCCAATGCGAAAGCCAATGGTGTCGAAGTACTCTGGGCCAAAGATGGCAAAGAGCACAACCAACATGTTTATCGCATCCTCCAAGAGAACAAGGTTAAAAATATTGTCAAAAGTAAATCCATCCTTACCGAGGAATGTGGACTCAACCATTACTTAGAAAAGAAAGGTTATGATGTCGTCGACACCGACTTGGGCGAACGCATCATCCAATTTGCCAAACAGACCCCAAGCCATATCGTTTTACCTGCCATCCACCTCAAAAAACAGGACATTGGCGATATTTTCCACAATCATATTGGTACCAAAGCAGGTGCCAGTGACCCCAACTACCTGACCGAAGCAGCGAGGCAACACCTCCGCAAAAAGTTTGTACAGGCCAATGCCGCCATTACCGGGGTCAACTTCGGCATTGCGGAGACGGGAGGCTTTGTGGTCTGCACAAATGAGGGCAATGCAGATATGGGAACACACTTGGCTGATGTCCATATCGCATGTATGGGGATCGAAAAGCTCATCCCACGTGCCGCTGACCTAGGGGTATTCCTTCGGCTTTTGGCACGGAGTGCTACAGGACAGAGCATCACCAATTACAGCTCCCACTTTCACCGACCTGCTGAAGGCAAAAAGCTGTACATCATCCTTGTGGACAATGGCAGAACAGACCAACTTGGTCGCGAGGACTTTAAAAACTCCCTGAAATGTATCCGCTGTGGCGCATGTATGAATACTTGCCCTATTTATAGACGAAGTGGAGGACATAGCTACAACTACACTGTGCCCGGGCCGATAGGATCGATCTTGTCTCCTGGGAGGGACCTCAAGAAATACAGCTCACTGCCATTTGCCTCGACACTTTGTGGCTCCTGCTCAGACGTGTGCCCGGTGAAGATCAATATCCACGAACAACTGTACAAATGGCGTCAGGTAATTGCTGAGAACACAGACATGGACCGAAGCAAAAAGTTGTCCATGAAAGTGGCCGGAATGACCTTTGGCAAACCTGTACTATATGATCTGGCCGGGAAAGTAGCAAGAACCGCCCTGAAGATCACCCCTAAAAGCTTGGTTTACAGCAGCATCAATGTTTGGGGAAGACACCGGGACCTACCCGAGGTTCCCAAGGAGAGTTTTAAGGAATGGTACAAAAAAAACAGAAAACAATGA
- a CDS encoding potassium channel family protein, which translates to MKFIIVGMGNFGAYLAARLTDKGHEVIGVDSDMSKIEGVKEKVTHTICMNATDKQAVKNLPIKDTDVVLIAIGEDMGASIMATAVFKELQAKRIISRAITNTHETVIKAIGIDEIIHPEEETAERLAKKLEMKGVIDSFDISDGYNIVEVNAPKDFVGKTIGETDIRNSFNVNILTIIKVRNRPNLFGNMQERQKVLGVVSGNTIIEENDILVLFGDFKDIQKILDLNEE; encoded by the coding sequence ATGAAATTTATCATAGTAGGGATGGGCAATTTTGGGGCTTATTTGGCTGCCCGATTGACCGATAAAGGCCATGAAGTCATTGGTGTGGACAGTGATATGTCGAAAATCGAAGGGGTCAAGGAAAAGGTGACCCATACCATCTGCATGAATGCGACCGATAAACAAGCTGTCAAAAACTTGCCTATCAAGGATACCGATGTCGTGCTCATCGCCATTGGCGAAGATATGGGCGCTTCCATTATGGCCACGGCCGTTTTTAAGGAACTACAGGCCAAAAGGATCATCAGCCGGGCGATTACCAATACCCACGAGACGGTCATCAAGGCCATCGGTATCGATGAAATCATCCACCCCGAGGAAGAAACGGCCGAGCGATTGGCCAAAAAGTTGGAGATGAAAGGCGTAATCGACAGTTTTGATATTTCTGACGGGTACAACATCGTAGAGGTGAATGCACCGAAAGATTTTGTCGGCAAGACCATAGGGGAAACCGACATAAGAAACAGTTTTAATGTCAATATCCTGACGATTATCAAAGTACGGAACCGTCCCAATCTCTTTGGCAATATGCAAGAAAGGCAAAAGGTATTGGGCGTGGTCAGTGGAAACACTATTATAGAGGAAAATGATATCCTTGTACTTTTTGGAGATTTTAAAGATATCCAAAAGATTTTGGACCTGAATGAGGAGTAA
- a CDS encoding (Fe-S)-binding protein, whose amino-acid sequence MRVGLFIPCYVDQFYPGAAQATLELLEKYGVDVIYPLSQTCCGQPMANSGYESYGKDSADLFMKNFGEFEYIVAPSGSCTLHVKDHVLPKTEGSPKIFELCEFLTDILKVDQVHASFPYRVGFHSSCHGLRGLRLAKCSERMDPEFNKPLSLLNMVSNIQMVELDRKDECCGFGGTFAIAEEAISVTMGKDRIADHQRNGVEVLTGADMSCLMHMQGLLKRQKSPIKVMHIAEILNGNEVVGSTEI is encoded by the coding sequence ATGCGAGTAGGACTCTTTATACCTTGTTATGTAGATCAGTTTTATCCCGGAGCGGCACAAGCAACCTTGGAGCTTCTGGAAAAATATGGCGTAGATGTCATCTATCCCCTTTCTCAGACCTGCTGTGGCCAGCCAATGGCCAATTCCGGCTATGAAAGCTATGGGAAAGATTCCGCTGATCTATTCATGAAAAACTTTGGTGAATTCGAATACATCGTGGCACCATCGGGAAGCTGCACCCTTCACGTCAAGGACCATGTCCTTCCCAAAACCGAAGGGTCGCCCAAAATCTTTGAGCTCTGCGAATTTCTTACGGACATTCTGAAAGTGGATCAAGTGCATGCAAGTTTCCCCTACAGAGTAGGCTTCCACTCCAGCTGCCATGGGCTTCGTGGGCTTCGGTTGGCCAAATGCTCTGAACGAATGGATCCAGAATTCAACAAACCCCTTTCCTTATTGAACATGGTGAGCAACATCCAAATGGTCGAACTGGACCGCAAGGATGAATGCTGTGGCTTTGGAGGAACATTTGCGATCGCCGAGGAAGCCATTTCTGTCACCATGGGAAAGGACCGCATTGCAGATCATCAGCGCAATGGTGTAGAAGTCCTTACTGGTGCGGACATGTCCTGCCTCATGCATATGCAAGGCCTGCTCAAACGCCAAAAAAGCCCCATCAAAGTAATGCACATTGCCGAGATCCTGAATGGAAATGAAGTAGTAGGAAGTACTGAGATTTGA